One Amaranthus tricolor cultivar Red isolate AtriRed21 chromosome 1, ASM2621246v1, whole genome shotgun sequence DNA window includes the following coding sequences:
- the LOC130824995 gene encoding uncharacterized protein LOC130824995: MPVVILSIAAAAIRGTAYYMRKRSKLKDGDKDIAKERQREKKIELSRGGSSLPTVVAHILHPEHELYLDFGQTYRCNACLQYGEGKRYRCRGLCGFRVHPNCALSYKMICDLFQTDLQTYAHKYMHPLSIIKDSSDSNCKHCKNKCKDLIRYHCNTCNKMFHLACAVHPTRLLSFLHPNHELELKTRPIDARCNVCYHSGKSNARVYCCKTCKFYVHPDCAIKFQYVKSLIHVDHILVFRPLPSYESAVCKGCNRECKRWRYTCSVCEGVNYHEDCLLRYEIVRSNASLEEVGHLCKRSFVKAFKDGFKDGFKDDFKDDMKEQFHDESVWDLIAQFLEALFS; encoded by the exons ATGCCTGTAGTTATATTGAGTATCGCTGCTGCTGCGATAAGAGGAACCGCTTATTATATGAGAAAAAGATCGAAACTAAAAGACGGAGACAAAGATATTGCAAAAGAAAGACAACGAGAGAAGAAGATCGAGCTTTCAAGGGGAGGATCGTCATTGCCAACTGTTGTAGCTCACATCCTTCATCCAGAACATGAACTCTATTTGGACTTTGGACAAACTTATAG GTGTAACGCTTGCCTACAGTATGGCGAAGGCAAGAGGTACCGATGTAGGGGATTATGCGGCTTCAGAGTGCATCCGAATTGTGCATTGTCTTACAAAATGATTTGTGATTTGTTTCAGACAGATCTCCAAACATATGCCCACAAGTACATGCATCCATTGAGCATAATAAAAGACTCATCTGACTCCAATTGCAAACATTGCAAAAACAAATGCAAAGATTTGATTAGATACCACTGCAATACTTGCAATAAGATGTTTCACCTAGCTTGTGCAGTTCATCCTACAAGACTACTATCTTTCTTGCACCCTAATCATGAGCTCGAGCTCAAAACTCGGCCAATCGACGCGAGATGCAACGTATGTTATCATAGTGGAAAGTCCAATGCAAGAGTCTACTGTTGTAAGACGTGTAAATTTTACGTGCACCCAGATTGTGCGATTAAATTTCAGTACGTCAAATCTCTTATACACGTTGATCATATCTTGGTGTTCCGTCCACTTCCGAGCTATGAATCTGCTGTTTGCAAAGGTTGTAACCGCGAATGTAAGCGTTGGCGCTATACATGCTCCGTCTGTGAGGGTGTTAATTACCATGAAGATTGCCTTTTGAGATATGAAATCGTTAGAAGCAACGCATCCCTAGAAGAAGTAGGTCATTTGTGCAAAAGAAGTTTTGTGAAAGCCTTCAAGGACGGTTTCAAGGACGGCTTCAAGGACGATTTTAAGGATGATATGAAAGAACAGTTCCACGACGAAAGCGTTTGGGATCTCATTGCTCAGTTTCTTGAGGCTTTGTTTAGCTAA
- the LOC130824894 gene encoding uncharacterized protein LOC130824894: MRSVVKAIHSIRLLIGEAQDSQYWWLTTTGVYSVKSGYWLGLLGHNPNDNFDEATCKLWTNIWKIPAPPKLGNFVWRASKGSLATRQVLYDCYCVPSPICDRCHAEPETIFHAVCECPNVAAMWNTSSSTPIPRDATRSSLFSLLQWMMGYASNEEVLSLCTTLWAAWFFRNKDVFSDEQYDPIQLAANLQRI, encoded by the coding sequence ATGCGGAGTGTAGTTAAGGCTATTCATTCTATTCGTCTTTTGATTGGTGAAGCTCAGGATTCGCAATATTGGTGGTTGACTACCACAGGTGTCTACTCTGTGAAGAGTGGATATTGGCTTGGTTTGTTGGGTCATAACCCGAATGATAATTTTGATGAGGCTACGTGTAAGCTTTGGACGAATATATGGAAGATCCCAGCCCCTCCCAAACTTGGTAATTTTGTATGGAGAGCTAGTAAAGGGTCTTTAGCAACGAGACAAGTCCTCTATGATTGCTATTGTGTTCCTTCTCCTATTTGCGATAGATGCCATGCTGAGCCGGAGACAATTTTTCATGCTGTGTGTGAATGCCCAAATGTTGCTGCAATGTGGAACACATCCTCCTCTACTCCCATCCCTAGAGATGCTACTCGTTCATCATTGTTCTCTCTTCTCCAATGGATGATGGGTTATGCTTCAAATGAGGAGGTTCTCTCTTTGTGTACCACTTTGTGGGCGGCATGGTTCTTTAGGAACAAAGATGTTTTTTCTGATGAGCAATATGATCCGATTCAACTAGCTGCTAATCTTCagagaatttga
- the LOC130824987 gene encoding probable carbohydrate esterase At4g34215, with protein MSSSSTESFKQIFILSGQSNMAGRGGVIKYTDHHHHQHKKWNGVVPPQCQPHPSILRLNAHLHWEEAREPLHADIDHRKVCGVGPGMAFANGIRERVSGTLGLVPCAVGGTAIREWARGCELYENMVKRCKAAAVESGGGEIKALLWYQGESDATAHDADAYKGRMEKFVCDVREDLQSPLLPIIQVALASGDEKYIEKVREAQLGIKLPNVVCVDAKGLKLNDDNLHLSTEAQVQLGQMLADAYLSHFDSCST; from the exons ATGTCATCGTCATCAACAGAATCATTCAAACAGATCTTCATCTTGTCAGGCCAAAGCAACATGGCAGGAAGAGGAGGAGTCATCAAATACACCGATCACCATCATCACCAACACAAAAAATGGAACGGCGTCGTTCCACCACAATGTCAACCTCACCCTTCAATCCTCCGTCTCAACGCGCATCTCCACTGGGAGGAAGCGCGTGAACCTCTTCACGCCGACATCGACCATCGGAAGGTGTGCGGAGTGGGGCCCGGTATGGCATTCGCTAACGGGATTAGAGAGCGCGTGAGTGGGACCTTAGGGCTTGTTCCATGTGCTGTTGGGGGAACAGCGATAAGAGAGTGGGCGCGTGGGTGTGAGTTGTATGAGAATATGGTGAAGAGATGTAAAGCGGCGGCGGTGGAGAGCGGTGGAGGTGAGATCAAAGCGTTGTTGTGGTATCAAGGAGAGAGTGATGCGACGGCTCATGATGCGGATGCGTATAAAGGGAGGATGGAGAAGTTTGTTTGTGATGTTCGGGAAGATCTTCAATCGCCTTTGCTTCCAATTATTCAG GTTGCTCTGGCATCAGGAGATGAGAAATACATAGAAAAGGTGAGAGAAGCACAGCTCGGGATCAAACTCCCGAATGTGGTGTGTGTGGATGCAAAAGGGTTGAAGCTCAACGACGACAATCTTCATCTATCTACTGAGGCTCAGGTACAACTAGGTCAGATGTTGGCTGATGCCTACCTTTCTCATTTTGATTCTTGCTCTACTTAG
- the LOC130824949 gene encoding D-3-phosphoglycerate dehydrogenase 1, chloroplastic-like, whose amino-acid sequence MAYVTIRREISRRGIMTHTSSPGKIPSEIGRGLAVKRRSDASFRRDMEGKTHLRCSHCGGIRHTKEGCFKLIDFPEWWEEHRQRKADTKVQSARTGGKAHLATGVPFPTSEPTHYTETKEGNNDVEAIEIAEAVIGALNGELAATALNAPMVPAEVLNELKPFVELSEKLGRLAIQLVAGGSGVKSVKVGYATSRAPDDLDTRVLRAMITKGLIEPISSTFVNLVNADFTAKQRGLRITEERILLDGSPESPLESIHIQIANVESKFASAISETGEIRLQGKVKDGVPYLTKVGSFEVDVSLEGSIIFCRQVDQPGMIGKVGSVLGEENVNVNFMSVGRLAPRTHAVMAIGVDEPPSSQVLKKIGEIPAIEEFVFLKL is encoded by the exons ATGGCCTATGTTACAATTAGGCGTGAAATCTCAAGGCGTGGGATTATGACCCACACTTCATCACCGGGAAAAATTCCCTCAGAAATAGGGAGAGGGTTGGCCGTTAAACGCCGGTCGGATGCCTCATTCCGACGTGATATGGAGGGCAAAACTCACCTGAGATGTAGTCACTGTGGAGGTATCCGTCACACAAAGGAAGGATGTTTCAAGTTAATCGACTTCCCGGAGTGGTGGGAGGAACACCGGCAACGGAAAGCCGACACCAAGGTTCAGTCAGCTAGAACCGGCGGCAAGGCTCACTTGGCCACCGGCGTTCCCTTTCCCACCAGCGAACCAACCCACTACACAGAGACAAAGGAAGGCAATAATGACGTCGAAG CTATTGAAATTGCAGAGGCAGTTATCGGGGCGTTGAATGGGGAGCTTGCAGCAACTGCATTAAACGCACCCATGGTTCCTGCTGAG GTCCTCAATGAGCTGAAACCATTTGTTGAGCTCTCGGAAAAACTTGGTCGACTGGCTATCCAATTGGTAGCAGGCGGAAGTGGTGTTAAATCGGTGAAGGTGGGTTATGCCACTTCAAGAGCACCCGATGATCTCGACACCCGGGTGCTCCGAGCCATGATTACCAAGGGTTTGATTGAGCCCATTTCAAGCACCTTTGTGAACTTGGTAAATGCTGATTTCACTGCAAAGCAGAGAGGACTTCGTATTACAGAAGAGCGCATTCTTCTCGATGGATCGCCCGAAAGCCCACTTGAGTCCATCCACATCCAGATTGCTAATGTAGAATCAAAATTCGCTAGCGCAATTTCAGAAACCGGGGAGATTAGGCTTCAAGGAAAGGTTAAAGATGGAGTGCCCTATTTGACTAAAGTTGGGTCCTTTGAGGTTGATGTCAGCTTGGAAGGTAGCATAATTTTTTGCCGACAGGTTGATCAACCCGGAATGATCGGAAAGGTGGGAAGCGTTTTGGGAGAGGAGAATGTGAATGTCAATTTTATGAGCGTTGGAAGGTTGGCTCCGAGAACCCATGCTGTCATGGCAATTGGAGTCGATGAGCCACCTAGCAGTCAAGTATTGAAAAAGATTGGTGAAATTCCAGCTATCGAAGAGTTCGTATTTCTTAAGTTATAA
- the LOC130824844 gene encoding uncharacterized mitochondrial protein AtMg00310-like, with the protein MMSIFRLPDSFIDDVQAMFSRFWWGTNEEHRKIHWHCWKDMCLPKNKGARYFKHSSVLEACRGYDPSYTWRGIWGAKSLLIEGLGWRTGNGTVMDVFKDKWVPLDGKIIARSSSSHPQPNLRVLDLIDSNNGVWNDVVLA; encoded by the exons ATGATGAGTATTTTTCGCCTTCCCGATAGTTTTATTGATGATGTGCAAGCCATGTTCTCTAGATTTTGGTGGGGAACTAATGAGGAGCATCGTAAGATCCATTGGCATTGTTGGAAGGACATGTGTTTGCCTAAGAATAAGGGGG CGAGATATTTTAAGCACTCTTCGGTTTTGGAAGCTTGTAGAGGTTATGATCCGAGCTACACTTGGAGAGGCATTTGGGGTGCTAAATCGCTCCTTATTGAAGGTCTGGGATGGAGGACGGGAAATGGTACTGTGATGGATGTGTTTAAAGATAAATGGGTCCCTTTAGATGGTAAAATCATTGCTCGATCTTCGAGTTCTCATCCACAGCCCAACCTACGTGTTTTGGATTTGATTGATTCTAATAATGGAGTGTGGAATGATGTTGTTCTGGCATAA